The DNA segment TCAAAGGCTTTGTTTTCCGGCGCAGCACCTGGTCACTGTAAGTGTTAATCGGTAATATCATTCTACTAAAATGGACAATTAAAATGTTGTTTACCAAACCTGCAGACAGGCTAAAAAGTTGCCTCCCCTGCCTTGAGCGAAACATGCCTGGCCACACCGTACCGGTTGCCCTGCAAACCCTCGTCCCAAAACATCTGTCTTTTGAATTCGGCAATATCAGCTTGATTTTACTTTAATCATGAAGCAAATCAATAAACAGCAACAAGATAACAACTTAAACCCAAAACCATAGAGCCGAGACGTAAGAGGCACAAAGCCGCCCTCTTTCAAGCTTACCTCACCATCGTTTGGCGATATAATCTATTAATTTTCAAACAACAAAAAAGAGGCCGCCTTAAAAGGCGAGCCTCTCACATAGCAAACAGGCAATCATTACTAGTTCATTGCCCCTTCTCATGGTTGTCATCTTCGGGCTTGACCCTGGGCTCCATCTTCCAAAGAAAGCCGATATGGATTCCACTTCCCTGTGAAATCCGAACCCCTGTTTCACGAGGCACAGTTCTCCCATGACAACTATAGCGCTCTATGACGGTATAGAGAAAATGGTCCGGTTAACGGCTTATAAGCAAACACAAAAGCTTCTCTAAACCTTGCGTTACAGTAAACGGGGCAAGTTCCCTTGAGCGTCAATCAAGCACACAGTATATTCAGAATACCACAGAAAATCTGTAGCGCAAATACTACATAATGTTGGGCATATACATAGGAAAAAATATGGAATACTTAGAAGGTGGCCGGTTTGGCAGAATCACAAAACATTTAAGAAAGCAAGGATATGAAAATGAGATGGAAGACATTCTCCATGATTCTAAAAACTTCCCCAAGCTCAAAAAGCCCGAACAAACAAAATATGTCGAAACTGTGATGGGCAGAATGGAAAAAAGCATTGGCAAAGATAATGCCGAAAGAGTTTTATTTGAATGTGGTGTACAGTGTTGCGGGAAATCGTGGTCGAGTTTTGTAAAACGTATTTGGAATCAATCCAAGTCGATGAACGACTTCTTTATTAAATTGAATGAGGAAGAGGAAAGATACAATACTCAATTCACTTACGACCCAGACAGGAACTCAATTGCAATTGAAAGAAGTAAATGTGTATGTGGTTTAATAAATAAAGGAAAGCCTTTTAAAACGCATAAAAGCTACTGCAAGTGCAGTATAGGTCATATGTCTGTTTTCTTCAATACAGTATTCAACGTCAAGGAAGTTCACATTAAGCAATCAATCTATTCCGGTTCTGATACATGTAAATGGCATATCCAATTGAAATGAATCTGCCAAACAATAACGTTCAGGCCGACAGCCCCGCCACTCGTTTTTCACTATGGGGTCAGCTGCTGATGCCGGTGTTATATCCTGCGCTCAACCGAGCATCATCCAAAACCTCTACCCCTTACTCGATAATATCTTCCCACCGCGTCGTGTAACGGGGAGAAAGCTTCTCCATACGCGGCTTCTTCCACCCCGTAGGTGACTCGATGGCAAGCCGAAGGGTTCCGTAGCTTTAGCCATCAAGAGCCTGCATGGCCACTGCACCATCATCATTCGATGAACCTGACACATCGAATATCGAGGGCGTCACGCATTCCTGCGACGCTTCTAAAAGCTATTGCGTTATGAAGGTGTGGAACCGTAAGCCAAGAAACTCGCGCCGCGCTTTGTTCCTCCTGGCAGTGTAACCAGCTGCCGGAAGTCCAGATACAGGTTTTCTCATCCTTTTGAAATTGCCTTTTTTCGTAACTTGACTTTTACCATGTACCTATTTTTCGAATTACCATTGTACAAATAAGGCACAAAAATGATCGTACTCTATCGGTTTTCGAGCAATGAGCGGTTTCAGTAAACTCTCGGAAAACCACGTGAAACAAGCGTCAGAAGGGAATCACAGAAGTGTACAGACCTTGCCGGGTTGGTATGCGCTTAAATTCAGTTAAATTAGACACGATCATTTATAAACGATGACAATGAAAAAACATCTCATCACATATATTGTCTTTTTGCTGCTCTTTTCAGCAAGCATAAACATTGCGATTGCAGACACAACATCGCAAAAAACCGACCTATCGCAACAGGCAGGCCTTATAGTTCCCGTAACAACTGAAACCGTTACAGATACTTTAGAAGCCGAGCCGGCTACTCCGCCAAAAATCGACGATAAGGATGTTATAAAGTTTTTTTCCGACTCACTGAAGCAACAAAGCGGATTTCCGGTCATTGTCAACAACAATGAAGTTTTTCGCCTACACGGCAAAATCGCATCTATCGAACCAGAGCAAAGAGCCCAGAAAACATCAAAACTCCTGACAGAATTTTTCCGCTCGTCAACTCCGGTTGACTCGCTCATAATCGTTGAGGGAGAAACGCTGACGGCAATCAGAACCCAAAAGGACATCATAGCAGCATTCAGCGAAGAAGATGCCATAGCTGAAAATATGTCAAGGCGTGAGCTTGCCGATTCAGCTCTTGCAAAAATCTCGAATCAGGCAGAAAAATTCAGGCAAGAAACCAGCGGACGAAATATAGCATTCAGCATCCTCAAATCTCTTCTGCTGTTAGTGGCACTGGGAGTTGTCTGGCATTATCTGCACAGCTTTTTTACCCTCATCGACGGATGGATACAAAAAATCAGGCTGCACAACACCTCCTCCAGCCCGAACAAGCTCATACAAATGCTTTCCCCCGACCATTTTGCATCGGGACTCGAATGGTTCAGTAAAATAACCGAGTTGTTTCTGAAAGTCCTTTTGATCTATGCTTACCTCACTACAATGCTGAGCTTCTTCCCCTGGACAGAGGACTTATCGACCAACCTGCTTGCATTCGTTCTGGAACCGGCAAAAAAATTATCAAACGAATTTATCGCCCTGATTCCAAATGTTATTGCAATCATTATCCTGATTATCATTACCCGTTACCTCGGCAAGTTCAGCGATGTTTTCTTCAGAAACATCTCAAAAGGAGAGCTCAAGTTTGGTGATTTTGATGCCGAATGGGCGGAACCGACAAGAAAAATCGTCAAAATAATTCTCTACCTCTTGTTGGTATTCCTGCTTTTTGCATCTTTGCCGTTAACTAACAACCGAACGATACTGGCGCTGTTCATAATTTTAGGTCTGACTGTTTCACTCAGCGCAGTGCCTGCATTCCAGAACATAATCGCCGGTATAATGCTCAATTATACTGGGTCTTTCAGAATCGGTGACAGGGTTAAATTCGGAGACATTACCGGTGACATCGTTTATAAAGGTCCTCTTGTAATCCGCATAAAAAATCTTTTGAATGAAATCATCCTCATACCAAACTCAACTGCATTTCGTTCAAAAATTATAAATTATACGGAATCAGTTCAAAAAAACGGGCACTTGTCACTTGAACTTGTACTTTATTTGAAAGAAAACTTAAAAACTGAAACACTTCGTGAGTTGGTAATTGACGCAGCATTGAGAACAGATGGTATCATGCTCGATCCGAAACCGTTGTTTTTAAGGGCTGAAACAAAGAACGGATTATTCGGCTATACGCTCAGGGTAAATACCAAGGAAGAGAAAAATCTGGAAACCGTCTATTCCAGACTTTTCCAGAATGTCCAGAACAAGCTGCAGGAAAACAATTACAATCTGTCCTGAACGGATTGTCTCTCAACAGACCCCTATCTAACCGAATCATACCAATGGCCTTTTCAAAAAAAATTAAGAACAAAAAAAACCTTTCTCAGCTGGCGTTGCAGGCGGAAACCATTTTCAAAGAGTCAATGAAAGAAGAGGGATACCGATGCACTCGGGAAAGGTTGACTGTTTTACGCGAAATCTATGAATCCGATAGCCACCTTGATGCCGACGAAATATTCGTGCGGCTGAAAAAAAAGGGGGTCAGTATATCCAGAGCGACAGTTTATCACACTCTTGACCTGCTGTTCAAATTTCACCTGGTCAACAAAATCGACCTTGGCCATAAACACACACATTACGAAAAGTCCTATGGGGTAGCCAACCATCTGCACATCATTTGTGAACAGTGTGACCGGGTCGTCGAAGTGCACAGTGATGAGCTCAATAAACTCCTTGACAAGCTTTGTGAAAAAAACGGTTTTATGCTTGGCAGTTTCAGCCTCCAAGTCTTTGCAAAGTGCCGCGAAGAAATGGAAGATCAGTGCTGCTCGAAATCCCTCAACAACACACGGAAACACTGACGGTGATACCCTTTTGCCGTTTCTGTTTTTCAATACAGCTGTTCATGACTTAAAAGTAGATCACTCACGGTTCGACTGTCCCTTGACCTGTCTTTTGTCACTGTTTTTACGGAATAATTTGAAACGCTCGTGCTTTAGGGATTGATTATGGATGTTTCCTTCTTTGCAGCCTTGATCGGCGGCATCATAGTTCTCGGTGTTCTCGGCGATTTTCTTTTCACCAAAACCAAGATACCGACTCCGGTTATTCTCATGTTTGCAGGGATAGTGCTTGGCCCTGCTACGCATATATTGAAAAGTGATATCTTTTTTGAAATCGCCCCGTACTTCGGAACCTTTGCACTTATCCTCATTCTTTTTGAAGGTGGACTGGATTTGGAGTTCGACCTGGTGATACGGCAGTTTTCGTCCGCTTTGCTGTTGGGGTTTCTTTCATTTACCGTAGGAGCAGCCGGCGTCACCTCCATCTGCCTCATTCTTTTTCAGATGGAAATGACCGATGCTCTTTTTTACGGGTTCATTTTTGGCGGTACAAGTCCGGCGGTTATTCTGCCGGTCCTGCCAAGATTGTCCATCACGAAAAACCTTAAAACCCTGCTCACGCTCGAAGCGGTCATCAGCGAGGTCCTTACAGTTATCTCTGTTATCATCTACATCAAAATCCTCAAAGGAGGACAATACGAAGGAATCTCCATTCTCAACCATATCTTGGCAAGCATCGGAATATCGATTCTTCTCGCAGCTGTCAGCGGACTGGTATGGAGCCGTTTCATGGGATACTTCAGCAAGCAGAATCTCGCTTATATGCTTACCCTCGGTTTTATCCTTCTTCTCTACACTCTCACTGATTTTCTTGGCGGTGAAGGTGCGATAACCATTCTTGCTTTCGGCATCCTGCTCGGCAATAGTAAAATACTTGCGACGAAATCCCAATCTGTACTCCAAAAACTCAACAGCACTGTAAACATTGCCGATTTTGAAATCGATGAGGTTGTAAAAAAAATCAATGCTGAACTGACTTTTCTCGTACGAACCTTTTTCTTCGTATTTATCGGTCTGCTTGTTGACTTCACCTTCTTTACGCTGGATGTTCTTTTGATAGCTGTAGCTATTTTGACAATTTTCTTCATCAGCCGTATCGCCACGATCAACATTGTTCGCCCGCTTTCTCCATCTCTTAAGAGTGCACACATTTCCTCGACTTTGGGGCTCATCCCGAGGGGACTCGCAACCGCAGTCATGGCTTTCACTCTCCTGAACAGCGGTGTTTTCACTTCCAGCCAGCTCCTTTCGGTGGTTTTCGCGGTCATTCTGGCCAGTAATCTACTGATGTCGGTATTTGTCTATTACTATGAAAGCAGATGCAGACGTACTGCAAAGAATGAAGACGCAAGCAACTAAAGCACAATATTCACCCCTGTTTGATGACCATGCACTGGATATATTTGTTCATCGCCATCATCATGGAAGTTGCCGGAACAACTTCCATGAAGCTTTCAGAAGGATTCTCAAAACCATTACCATCGATTTCAATTTTTATTTTTTACGGCTTTAGCTTTACATTTCTCACGCTGGCCCTGAAGGCACTTCCTATAGGCATCACCTATGCAATCTGGGCTGCTGCAGGAACAGCACTGATAACTCTTGTCGGTATTATATGGTTTGGTGAATCGTTGAACATGCTGAAAATACTTTCGCTACTTTTGATCATCATCGGTGTCGCAGGACTACATGTAAGCCGGGAATCCATGCTTTAGTTTTATGTCAGAACCTCTTTATCGCAAAGTTGTTGTCAAGGTAGGAACCAATGTCATCACCAACAACAAGGGTGAACTGGACCTGCAGATACTCGACCAACTTGTATCACAGATCGCAGCACTGCGCAAACAGGGCGTTGAAGTACTGCTTGTTTCTTCCGGTGCCGTCGGTGCCGGCCGCTCTGTTGTCAAACTCCCATCGAGTCTTTCTCCGGTTGCTTCACGGCAGGTGCTCTCTTCAACCGGGCAGATAAGACTTATCAATACATATGCCGAGCTTTTTGAACAACGCGGCCTGAACATCGCACAAATCCTGGTAACGAAAAGTGATTTTCGCGACCGCCTTCATTACCTCAATATCAGAACCTGTCTTGCTTCACTTCTGGAACACGAGATTATACCGATCATCAATGAAAATGATGCCGTTTCCGTAACAGAGCTGATGTTCACGGACAACGATGAACTTTCGGGAATGATAGCCTCCATGATGCAGGTCGATGCCTACATTATTCTGTCACATGTCGACGGCCTTTTCGACATGTCCCGAAAAGAAAATACCGCAAACCTCATCCATACCATCGACATTGCCACCGAACATTTTCATCAGTATATCAAGCCGGGAAAATCTGAATTCGGAAGAGGCGGCATGCTGACCAAATGCCACATTGCTCATAAGCTCGCTCGTTTCGGCATTACTGTCCATATCGCCAATGGACGTACTGCCGACATTCTTATCGACATCCTGAACAGCGAAGAAGTAGGAACACGGTTCATCGCTCAAAAACCGGTCTATGGGCGAAAACGCTGGATTGCTCACAGTGAAGGACTTGAAAAAGGGGCCGTCACCATCAATGCCGGAGCAGAAACCGCTTTACGTTCCCCAAAGCGTGCAAACAGTCTTCTTCCGGTAGGCATTGAATCGGTTATCGGAACTTTTTTCAAAGGGGATATTATCAAAATATGCTCCGAAAACGGGGAAGCCATTGGTTATGGCATGGCGCAATACAGTTCTGAAAAGACAAAAGAAATCCTCGGCAAAAAA comes from the Prosthecochloris marina genome and includes:
- a CDS encoding DUF6144 family protein, whose protein sequence is MEYLEGGRFGRITKHLRKQGYENEMEDILHDSKNFPKLKKPEQTKYVETVMGRMEKSIGKDNAERVLFECGVQCCGKSWSSFVKRIWNQSKSMNDFFIKLNEEEERYNTQFTYDPDRNSIAIERSKCVCGLINKGKPFKTHKSYCKCSIGHMSVFFNTVFNVKEVHIKQSIYSGSDTCKWHIQLK
- a CDS encoding mechanosensitive ion channel domain-containing protein, encoding MKKHLITYIVFLLLFSASINIAIADTTSQKTDLSQQAGLIVPVTTETVTDTLEAEPATPPKIDDKDVIKFFSDSLKQQSGFPVIVNNNEVFRLHGKIASIEPEQRAQKTSKLLTEFFRSSTPVDSLIIVEGETLTAIRTQKDIIAAFSEEDAIAENMSRRELADSALAKISNQAEKFRQETSGRNIAFSILKSLLLLVALGVVWHYLHSFFTLIDGWIQKIRLHNTSSSPNKLIQMLSPDHFASGLEWFSKITELFLKVLLIYAYLTTMLSFFPWTEDLSTNLLAFVLEPAKKLSNEFIALIPNVIAIIILIIITRYLGKFSDVFFRNISKGELKFGDFDAEWAEPTRKIVKIILYLLLVFLLFASLPLTNNRTILALFIILGLTVSLSAVPAFQNIIAGIMLNYTGSFRIGDRVKFGDITGDIVYKGPLVIRIKNLLNEIILIPNSTAFRSKIINYTESVQKNGHLSLELVLYLKENLKTETLRELVIDAALRTDGIMLDPKPLFLRAETKNGLFGYTLRVNTKEEKNLETVYSRLFQNVQNKLQENNYNLS
- a CDS encoding Fur family transcriptional regulator produces the protein MKEEGYRCTRERLTVLREIYESDSHLDADEIFVRLKKKGVSISRATVYHTLDLLFKFHLVNKIDLGHKHTHYEKSYGVANHLHIICEQCDRVVEVHSDELNKLLDKLCEKNGFMLGSFSLQVFAKCREEMEDQCCSKSLNNTRKH
- a CDS encoding cation:proton antiporter — its product is MDVSFFAALIGGIIVLGVLGDFLFTKTKIPTPVILMFAGIVLGPATHILKSDIFFEIAPYFGTFALILILFEGGLDLEFDLVIRQFSSALLLGFLSFTVGAAGVTSICLILFQMEMTDALFYGFIFGGTSPAVILPVLPRLSITKNLKTLLTLEAVISEVLTVISVIIYIKILKGGQYEGISILNHILASIGISILLAAVSGLVWSRFMGYFSKQNLAYMLTLGFILLLYTLTDFLGGEGAITILAFGILLGNSKILATKSQSVLQKLNSTVNIADFEIDEVVKKINAELTFLVRTFFFVFIGLLVDFTFFTLDVLLIAVAILTIFFISRIATINIVRPLSPSLKSAHISSTLGLIPRGLATAVMAFTLLNSGVFTSSQLLSVVFAVILASNLLMSVFVYYYESRCRRTAKNEDASN
- a CDS encoding DMT family transporter: MHWIYLFIAIIMEVAGTTSMKLSEGFSKPLPSISIFIFYGFSFTFLTLALKALPIGITYAIWAAAGTALITLVGIIWFGESLNMLKILSLLLIIIGVAGLHVSRESML
- the proB gene encoding glutamate 5-kinase; its protein translation is MSEPLYRKVVVKVGTNVITNNKGELDLQILDQLVSQIAALRKQGVEVLLVSSGAVGAGRSVVKLPSSLSPVASRQVLSSTGQIRLINTYAELFEQRGLNIAQILVTKSDFRDRLHYLNIRTCLASLLEHEIIPIINENDAVSVTELMFTDNDELSGMIASMMQVDAYIILSHVDGLFDMSRKENTANLIHTIDIATEHFHQYIKPGKSEFGRGGMLTKCHIAHKLARFGITVHIANGRTADILIDILNSEEVGTRFIAQKPVYGRKRWIAHSEGLEKGAVTINAGAETALRSPKRANSLLPVGIESVIGTFFKGDIIKICSENGEAIGYGMAQYSSEKTKEILGKKGEKPLIHYDYLYLMS